A single genomic interval of Pyruvatibacter sp. HU-CL02332 harbors:
- the murI gene encoding glutamate racemase, with protein sequence MSDPRPIGVFDSGVGGITVLKAIHDLLPNEDLVYLGDTARLPYGTKSADTVVRYATQAADALIARDIKLLVIACNTASAVGTPLLAEKFAPVPVIGVVEPGAEAAIAASQSGRIAIIATEGTVRGEAYPKAIHERAPNAQVTQASATVFVALAEEGWTSSAATSEAARTYLQPLFADDTRPDTLVLGCTHFPVLADAIRKELPQGVAVVDSATTTAQAVAQALGGIAASKDQKGAVRFLATDGAERFARVGRIFFGSEIDERAVEIIDL encoded by the coding sequence ATGAGTGATCCAAGACCCATTGGCGTTTTTGACAGTGGTGTCGGTGGCATCACGGTGCTGAAAGCGATCCACGATCTCCTGCCGAACGAAGATCTCGTCTATCTCGGCGATACGGCGCGCCTCCCCTACGGGACCAAGAGTGCAGACACGGTAGTGCGATATGCCACGCAGGCTGCAGATGCCCTGATCGCCCGTGACATCAAGCTCCTCGTCATTGCATGCAACACGGCAAGTGCTGTGGGCACCCCATTGCTGGCTGAAAAGTTTGCTCCAGTTCCGGTCATCGGAGTGGTTGAACCCGGTGCGGAGGCTGCCATCGCAGCAAGCCAATCCGGTCGCATCGCAATCATCGCCACCGAGGGAACCGTGCGCGGCGAGGCATATCCCAAAGCCATTCATGAGCGCGCACCCAACGCGCAGGTAACGCAGGCATCCGCCACAGTGTTTGTGGCCCTTGCCGAAGAAGGTTGGACGTCATCAGCGGCAACCAGCGAGGCTGCCCGCACCTATCTTCAGCCCTTGTTCGCCGATGACACCCGTCCTGACACACTGGTTCTTGGGTGCACGCATTTTCCGGTTCTGGCGGACGCGATCCGCAAGGAATTGCCGCAAGGCGTGGCGGTGGTGGATTCCGCGACCACAACAGCTCAGGCAGTGGCCCAGGCATTGGGCGGCATTGCAGCGTCAAAGGATCAAAAGGGCGCGGTGCGGTTTCTGGCAACAGATGGTGCCGAGCGGTTTGCGCGCGTAGGCCGAATTTTCTTTGGCAGTGAAATTGACGAGCGGGCTGTCGAGATCATCGATCTTTGA
- the truA gene encoding tRNA pseudouridine(38-40) synthase TruA gives MTQRYKLTIEYDGTPFVGWQKQDNGRGVQDAIADAIAGFCGERVTVAGAGRTDTGVHALGQVAHIDIERETDADTVRDAINFHLKPQPISILEAEAVSGEFDARFSAIKRHYLYRITNRRAPLTVDRQRAWQVPVPLDARLMDEAAQILVGKHDFTTFRAAQCQAASPVKTLDALDVRREGEAIVITARARSFLHNQIRSFAGTLKSVGEGKMSVDDVRAALEARDRSKCGPVAPPDGLYLMRVDYS, from the coding sequence GTGACGCAGCGCTACAAGCTCACCATTGAATACGACGGCACGCCCTTTGTCGGCTGGCAGAAGCAGGACAATGGGCGCGGTGTGCAGGACGCCATTGCCGATGCCATTGCGGGCTTTTGCGGAGAGCGTGTGACCGTCGCCGGTGCTGGCCGGACAGATACCGGCGTCCATGCTCTGGGGCAGGTCGCCCATATCGACATTGAACGCGAAACAGATGCAGACACTGTGCGAGACGCGATCAACTTCCATCTCAAGCCTCAGCCTATTTCCATCCTTGAGGCCGAAGCGGTCAGCGGAGAGTTCGACGCGCGTTTTTCAGCGATCAAACGGCACTATCTGTATCGCATCACAAACCGGCGTGCGCCGCTGACGGTTGATCGGCAACGGGCATGGCAGGTGCCCGTGCCGCTGGATGCACGGCTTATGGACGAAGCCGCGCAGATATTGGTCGGGAAGCATGACTTTACGACCTTCCGTGCGGCCCAGTGTCAGGCTGCCTCGCCGGTCAAGACGCTGGATGCGCTGGATGTGCGGCGCGAGGGTGAGGCGATTGTCATAACCGCGCGCGCACGCTCCTTCCTGCACAACCAGATCAGGTCTTTTGCCGGTACGCTGAAATCCGTCGGCGAAGGCAAAATGAGCGTGGATGATGTGCGGGCGGCGCTTGAAGCACGGGACCGTTCGAAATGCGGGCCGGTGGCGCCGCCGGACGGGCTCTATTTGATGCGGGTTGACTACAGCTGA